In Podarcis raffonei isolate rPodRaf1 chromosome 8, rPodRaf1.pri, whole genome shotgun sequence, the genomic window cgaagagttggacacgactaaacaacaacaacaacaacaacaacaacttgaggtcctccagaagttgttaaGCTGAAACTGCCATCATCCATGAAccatggccctgctggctggggcggaCGAGATCAACAAGTCCTGGAGGGCTGTAGGTTAAATAACCCTCCCCCAAACTGGACTTGGTTTGATCTAGTGTGTTCACTTGACTTTTTAAACAAATCATGTTACTTTTATAGGCTATATAAACACCACTATTTTTAGTCTGCACGGTAGGGCAGGTCCCCATCTAAAATAGCCAACAGTTCATAACCCGACACTGCCGCCAGTGTTCGAGGCATGGTGCCTGCCTATAGGTCAGTTgctggggagagtgttgttgtgccCGGGTCCTGCTTGTCAGCTTCTGAGAGGCCACTGTGAGTACAAGGTGCtgggactagataggcctttagtCTGATAAGGGCTGCTcttattttttttgtgggggaaaaggaagagaaaaagcaCTTGGGCTTAACAGCAGTGGGGGTACAGAATGATGTGGTTGTGCTCATGGCATCGCGGAAGAAGCCTTCACTTATCCCTGACCTAGGATATAGGGCAAGATAAAATTACTGAAACAGTTAAAGATGACGGCGTACCCTTTTGGCCAAGGTGGACCCGATTTTCCAAAGCTCTTTTTGACCATGTTGCTTCTACTTTTTATTCCCTCTGCTTCTGTCTGACTCTTCAGCAGCAGCTGTGAGGGTTGCTTAGTCTAacccatgggtaagcaaactaaggcccagggcccggatctggcctaatcgccttctttccgacccacggacagtccgggaatcagcatgtttttacatgagtcgaatgtgtccttttatttaaaatgcatctctgggttatttgtggggcctgcctggtgtttttacatgagtagaatgtgtgcctttctttaaaatgcatctctgggttatttgtggggcataggaattcgttcagtccggccccccacaaggtctgagggacagtggaccggccccctgctgaaaaagtttgctgacccctggtctaacccATCCCATATTCTTAGCAGATTTCTTATATTCCTGTCCtggctttcttttttaagttaCTGAGTTATCTAGGAAGTGCTTAAAATGGCTAGAACAGGGATAGCCAACGCAGTGCCCTCTGCAGGTTGCTGGACTCATGTATGCTGGCAGTCGTACTTCAGCAGCAGCTGAATTTGCCCTGCATCTCCCACAAGTTAATCGGCCTGGATTGTAACcacttctctctcccctgcctcttCCAGGTGTCCTGTGTGCAGGTACTGCCAGACGCCGGAGCCTGTGGAAGAGAACAAGTGCTTTGAGTGTGGAGTCCAAGAAGTGAGTGGGCACAGAACAGGGGCAATTTTTATGTTGATACTTGTATCGTCTGCAGCGGGGGCTGTTTACAGAGGGAACCATTTTCTCCAGGCTAACCAACCCTGAATGCACTTTTAAATCTCACTGGGAGAGGGGTTGCAGTAAGGAGGGATCAGAAGACGCAGAGGGTGTCCCCACCCAACTGCAAATGGTTCATGCAGTTGCTTGAAGAAAAGATAAGCTAAGAAAGAAACAAATTTCCCCTTTGCTAAGGCAAACTGGCACATCAGTAAAGTCTTGggtgcactggctcccggtggagtacaggatcaggtttaaggtgctggttttaacctttaaagccctataccgcaataggacccttgtacctacgggactgcctctcctggtatgtcccatggaggaccttacggtcttcaaatagaaacatcttggagatcccgggccacagggtggttaggctggcctcgaccagagccagggcttttttggccgtggccccgatctggtggaaggctctgtcacaagagactagggccctgcgggacttgacatctttcctcagggcctgcaagatggagctgttccgccaggcctttggccaaggcacagtctgaccccctctctcctaacccgatggttgccattaatttgattctgaattgattctagaatgcattttaattaattgattgtgcaattttatgtacactgtgctatttttacctgttgttagccgctctgagcctggctttggccggggagggcgggatacaaataaaaaattattattattattaggcacctGATAGGCAAGCAGGGCCTGCCCCCTGTCCCAGTGTGCCCCAGCCCACCTTTGAGTGTCCCTCTGTTCCTCTCGGTGCCTGGTGATGGgatcctttgcatgtttactcaaaactcGCTATTCCACTGTTCATTGGGACTTTGCAGCAAGGGTAAGGATTGCAGTCTGGCTGTCTGGCTGCTTTTTCTGAGCTTCAGTACAATCCTTCTTTTCATGCAGAACCTGTGGATATGTCTGATTTGCGGGCACATTGGATGCGGGCGCTACGTTAGCCGGCACGCCTACAAGCACTTTGAGGAGACGCAGCACACCTACGCCATGCAGCTGACCAATCACAGAGTCTGGGACTACGCTGGAGGTATTTCCTCTACCCAACACTGCTTGAGGAACAGCCATTGCTGAGCCTTAAATCTGTGCTTCGGTATTTAGCTGCCGAGCCAAACCTGCCTCGTACCATGTCAGGCTCTTGGTCCTTCTAGGGAAAGTGGACTATCTACTTTGCAGGtgggaagtcccaggttcagttcaaaagggggctgggaatgtcctcagtctgcatctgaaaccctggagagccacaaccagccagtgtaggcagtactgagttgGACAGAACACTGTTCTTTGTTGTTATTAGAAGATTTTAGATCTTAGATTTTAGAAGATTACTGCGAAAAGAGTACAGAGTCCTTTCCTAAAGGCAGTTCTCAGCCCCCACCACCCACAGAAGGTAGGcgcccctcccagctctcacctgggatccttccttcctgctcccaGCCTCTCCCCCAGGTAGACCAACATTGCGCTGTCTCCCACTCGGGGACCTCCATCAGCCATGAACCACCCCCATGAGTACACAATCCCTGGACATTAGCAAAGGCCCCATACATACGActcaaaagaaaaagagacaaaaatggaaaaggaaagaaacaagaagaaagagacagaaagcaACAGACAAATGGAGAAGTAACATTACAGAAAAGTAAAAAGGACATTTGATTTTCCATCTGCCAGttacaggggaaaaaaagaaaagattaagaCATTCAGTCCATGATAACACCCGTCTTTTCTACTTTCTGTTAAACAGTATTTCTTTTAAGTCAAAGTGTCTCAGAatcattcatttctttttctcaCAAAAAGTCCAAGAAGGGTTCctgaactattattattactggtaAAAGGCAACCatgttctttctttaatattAACTTTACCTCTGTTAATTCTCACCACCCTTCCTCCATATAGAATAATAGTAAATCCTTCCATCAATGGCCATGTTATAAAATCTCCACTGCAATCACATATTGGGATAATATTCCataattttccccccttgttATCCTTTAATTCATGCCCAGTTCCATATGTTCAAATTACATTTCCTGTTGTGTTTATAATAGTATCACTATCTTCTCCTCTAGAAtcttccatttccttttttcccccaGAGACAGTATCATAAATTCAGTAGTATTGTCCTCTGCAAATCATATGCAGAATACTTTCTCTGGTAGAACTGAAGAAAGGCCAGGACTGAAGTTTCCCCAAagttcagtagcagagcaccggctttgcttgcagaaggtccctggttcattcCCTGGCATTTTCACATTGGGTGGGAATAtcccctgtctaaaaccctggagagccagtgacAATCAgtatagaccagcctttctcagcctcgagcccccagatgttcttgaactacaactccataagccttgaccactgggcatgctggctaggaatgatgggagttgttgtccaacaacatgcATGGACCCAAGGTTGTGAATGGCTGGTATACTATAGACAAAACTGAGTTAGATGGAAGGGTCCTGTGGGACAATTGCAGGAAGCAGGTTGGTTGAGCTTGAGCTTGCTAGAAGCTCAGCAGTGCAGCCATCttcattaaaggtaaaagtaaagggacccctgaccattaggtccagtcgtgaccgactctagggttgcagcactcatctcgctttagtggctgagggagccagcgtacagcttccaggacatgtggccagcatgactaagccgcttctggcgaaccagagcagcgcacggaaacgccgtttaccttcccaccggagcggttcctatttatctacttgcacttggatgggcttttggactgctaggttggcaggagcagggaccgagcaacgggagctcaccccgtcgcggggattcgaaccgccgaccgtctgatcggcaagtcccaggctctgtggtttaacccacagcgccacccacgtcccccgcCATCTTCATTACCAGGGCCCAACTCCTCCTGTAGGGCGAGACTGGAAGTAGCTGAGTGCTCCGCCTGCGAGATTCCCAACAGGGTGGGCTTGTTGTATGGTGGGTGTGGTTAGAACTGGTAACTGAATTTTACTCTTGCTTTCTGTATCTATTTGTAATTCCAAATAGGAAATTGGAGTTAGTCAGTCAGGGTTGTTgcatttgtctctctctctctctctctagataaTTACGTCCACCGGCTAGTGGCCAGCAAAACAGATGGGAAGCTAGTTCAGTATGAGTGCGAGGGGGACATATGCCAAGAAGAGAAGATTGACGCATTACAACTAGAGGCAAGTCCACATTGGTTTTCTTCCCCTCTTGCTTTTGCTCATTCTCTCTGCCTTCCTTAACGGTTGGTGCAAGTTGGGTGGGTAATGCAAAGTAACCCAAACGAATGGAGACAACAGGCAGCCCTCTGTTTACGTGTGAGCTTGAATGGCATTTGGACAACTGAGGCCGCAGGTCCTTTCCAGTTGCAAGCTAGCTGTTGAGTTTGTGGGGATGTCAGGGCAGAATCCTAGACCCATGTCAAATGCAGGAACGGCTCTCCCTGTGGAATATTGCCTTCTCATTGCCTCTTCTTTCCTTCTGAACACAGTACTCTTACTTGCTGACAAGTCAGTTGGAGTCCCAGCGTATATACTGGGAGAACAAGATAGTCCGAATAGAAAAGGACACGGCCGAAGAGGTGAGTTTCTTACGGGCTCTAGCAGCACGTTCCGCTCTTCTGAGGATGGCAGGTTGAAGGAAATGCTGGTAGCGGGCTGGTAGTGGACGGAGGTTGGGCAAATTGGTGATACTGCTCTTCCCTCTAAAGttggtgtggcgtttgcctcctaggtgggtcataaagaaagggttaaaatgagtgtgatgtgattggccagtggaaactgataggaggagttagggttagagggggtgttgtgtgaaagtcagttgagagttgggagttggagaaggaagagggaggataagtggggttggtcgagttgtgtggtgagagagaagaggaactgttaggtggagtcagatagttgggataatcaaaacaaaaaaaaaatttccttccagtagcaccttaaagaccaactaagttagttcttggtatgagctttcgtgtgcatgcacacttctgtatctgaagtgtatctgaagaagtgtgcatgcacacgaaagctcataccaagaactaacttagttggtctttaaggtgctactggaaggaaaaaaaatttttgttttgactatggcagaccaacacggctacctatctgtaattgggataatcagtttggagttgttaggaacgaataggacagttaaggaactaagattaagaaactgccaagaaaaattaactgaaacgaTAAGCTTTttcatgcctataaaataaacttgattatttgttaatgttaacaactgtctggactccatgTGTAACTGtaagaaacgggttggtggcagcgaaaagcaattacagtggtggcacagggtcaatagaccatcaaacgtccggggaccctgtgtgatcgccacagttggTCGAACAAGTTGGCATCTTCTCTGATGGTCCTGAGTTTGGGGGTAGGAGGATTTTGGACAGAATCCTAGACCTTTTTACCCAGGTCTTTTGGGGGCAGAGGATGAACATGGCATGAGTGTACCACCCCCTCTTGCCACTGGCTAGCCATGGTTTCCCATGATTTCAGacggggttctctcccagccctgcccggggattgaacttgggaccttctgcaagtaaAGCGGGTTCTTTGCCACTGAACTGTGGCCCTTTGCATAATGCACGTTAGAAAAGGCTCCCCCAAAAAGACCACCCTTgttctcaggcttacaatctaaaaacacacaacccaaaaggaaaatggagagggagggagggaggaagctccAATTCAAATTCTTAGTTCTTTTACGTAGTTCTTGGTTATCTCTCTTCTTGAAATTTCTTCACTGACCCCCCAGGAAATGGCCAGAGTCTAGGAATCACTCCAGAACACTCAACCCTTATGGAGAGAACGCCCAGTTAGACTTTGGCTTGCTTGAAAAGTGCCATTattctctttttctaaaaacagaTTAACAACATGAAGACTAAATTTAAAGAGACGATTGAGAAATGCGACTCGCTCGAGCACAGACTGAATGACTTGGTCAAAGAGAAGCAATCTGTCGAAAGGAAGTATGTGCTTTGTGTTGTGTTTATCCTTAAGCAGCCAAAATCATGTGCAGTCAAaccacattgggttcaatggcaggtgggattaccaaagtcttttttcctggaCGTTTGcccctttttaaatgtttttaaattgttttgctgAGCACATGAAAAGCCGAATGCTCATGTGTTGCTGGCCTGCTGCATTCAtaatgaagtaccgtattttttgctctatgagactcactttttccctcctaaaaagtaaggggaaatgtgtgtgcatcttatggagcaaatgcaggctgcgcagctatcacagaagccagaacagcaagagggattgctgctttcactgtgcagctatccctcttgctgttctggcttctgagattcagaatattttttttcttgttttcctcctccaaaaactaggtgcgtcttgtggtctggtgtgtcttatagagcaaaaaatacggtaattactctGGGACTACTGTTTGATACCCACAGCCTACGGAGTAGACTCTGAATGTAACATAgttccctctccttctctgcccTTCAGGTGCACCCAACTAAACACCAAAGTGTCCAAGCTGACCACGGagctgaaggaggagcaggaaatGAACAAGTGCCTGCGAGCCAACCAAATCTTGCTCCAGAACaagctgaaggaggaggagaagctgctgAAGGAGACATGTGAGCAGAAGGACCTGCAGATCACGGAGGTCCAGGAGCAACTGCGGGACGTCATGTTCTACCTGGAGACACAGCAGAAGATCAATCACCTCCCCGCTGAGGCTAGGCAGGAAATCCAAGATGGACAGATCAATATTGCCATGGCATCGTCAGCCGGCTCATCGGCGGGGGGTCCCGGGAAGCCTTCATCCCGGAAGGGTAGAGGCAAGAGGGGCAAGTGAGAGATGAGGTGGCCGCAGCTGACCTTACTGAAACTGGCCACAGAGGGGGGGCCGGGGGGGGCTGAAGGAGAGTCACTTGTCAGGTGAAGCAGGCGCAAGAGTCTAGCAAGGGATGAGCGACCAGTTTGCAGAGCCTTTCCTACCCCAGTGCACTAGCCAACAGCCATCGGCAGCCCTTAAGATGCTCTTTTCCTCTGCTGGCTATCTAGCTACTCATAGGCACTATGTAGTGACTCCTTGGCTGTCTGGCCGTATTTAGCCTCCCCTTCTCTGCTGCATAACCTGAGAACACTGTGTTCAAGTTTTAGATGTTTGCTTGAAATCATACTTTAAACTaagtgcaaaaaaaccaaaatgacAAGAGCCttagatttctttttttcccaGGGGGGCGCAGGAAGAGACGTTGTGGCCTTGCGCCTTTTGTAAGCTAGGAGTACACCTGGACACAGGCTCCCTTTCCTGATTTTGAGGCACCTGGCTGAAAGCACATGCAGGCAGTCTCTCCTCTTGGTAGGTGTGCGCTGCAAAGTGGCAGAATTGCGAGTCAAGTGGGAAAGTTCTGCTCGGCTGGAAAGTTTTGTGCCAGGAGCCTTGCTGAATGTTGGCGTTGAAGAGCTCTGAGGTGTTGGGTGCAAGAACTGCATCTCTGTGAGATGCATAATTTTTGAGGCCTTTGTCCTAAGCCTGTCCCCCGGTTGTAAAACTTCTGGGAGGCCTTGGCTGGTGAATCATAGACGGAGGGCTGAGTTAATCAAGAGCATTGTCCAGactctgaagggctgtccagaaaGCGAGGGAGAAATCTGCTTAAGGGATGGGAAATGCACTGAAGGTTCGCCTTGTTGAAATCTCAGGTGCCTAGGGCTTAGTAGAAAGGTTGATGCTTGCAGCAAAGCAAGGACCACGCTGGCTAGGGAG contains:
- the BRAP gene encoding BRCA1-associated protein isoform X2, which encodes MKKEALKAVMEEGKASEASSPDDRSKHNGQSGGVGTAPDSPSKQLPDQISFFSGNPSVEIVHGIMHLYKTNKMTSLKEDVRRSAMLCILTVPATMTSHDLMKFVASFYDVIEHMKIIRDSTPNQYMVLIKFSTQADADSFYMTCNGRQFNSIEEDVCQLVYVERAEVFKSEDGASLPVMDLTELPKCTVCLERMDESVNGILTTLCNHSFHSQCLQRWEDTTCPVCRYCQTPEPVEENKCFECGVQENLWICLICGHIGCGRYVSRHAYKHFEETQHTYAMQLTNHRVWDYAGDNYVHRLVASKTDGKLVQYECEGDICQEEKIDALQLEYSYLLTSQLESQRIYWENKIVRIEKDTAEEINNMKTKFKETIEKCDSLEHRLNDLVKEKQSVERKCTQLNTKVSKLTTELKEEQEMNKCLRANQILLQNKLKEEEKLLKETCEQKDLQITEVQEQLRDVMFYLETQQKINHLPAEARQEIQDGQINIAMASSAGSSAGGPGKPSSRKGRGKRGK